In one Planctomycetota bacterium genomic region, the following are encoded:
- a CDS encoding DUF1553 domain-containing protein, which yields MQLVVTDGAPPSGKVASEVLARRGDLTNQATFKSSDDKIVTVTPTGRLRARGNGKATITVQVAKREKSITVPVEVTDVLATGKVNFTTDISPLLSKAGCNAAACHASQHGKGGFKLSVFGYAPDEDYQAMVRDRQGRRANLNDPEQSLVLMKPTGHVVHGGGRRLQDSGIECEILRAWLAAGAPAPKADDPHVAKLTVYPDQRVCGTGVDQQLRVDATYSNGTTRDVTAMAKFDTPDESVAKVDRNGHFQTVGRGQAPVLVRYEGQAAVCMVVVPFSTDVKLAGWKNSNFVDELASAKFKQLGIEPSPLCDDSTFLRRAFLDAVGTLPSIDETKAFLASKEPKKREHLIDRLLGLTGDPKLDVHNNDYAAYWSVKWADLIRSSSDTLGEQGMWAMHNWILESMRANKPIDQFVRELITAQGSIYRNGPANYYRVATNPEDLAETTAQLFLGVRLTCAKCHHHPFEKYSQQDYYSFAAFFSRVGTKNSLEFGLFSREQVVMVKSAGEVRHPKTGKTLTPTPLEGEPVADASDRRVPLAAWLTSAENPFFARNIVNRYVANLLGHGLVEPVDDMRATNPATNPALLDALARDFTAHKFDVKHLMRVIMTSRLYQLDSQPTEANAADSKFFSHYTVKRLAAEPLLDAIDFVTGTQTKFKSLPLGTRAIELPDSNYPDYFLNTFGKPRRATVCECERVADENLSQALHTLNGDTLSAKINDSKGRLRVALNAKKPANEIIDELYLATLSRLPSENERKTCEKLLAESPSLQVFCEDLLWSLINSKHFLFVH from the coding sequence ATGCAATTGGTCGTCACCGACGGCGCGCCGCCGTCGGGCAAGGTGGCGAGCGAAGTCCTCGCGCGGCGAGGCGATTTGACCAACCAGGCCACGTTCAAGTCGAGCGACGACAAGATCGTCACCGTCACGCCGACCGGACGACTCCGAGCGCGCGGCAACGGCAAAGCGACCATCACCGTCCAAGTCGCCAAACGCGAGAAGTCCATCACCGTTCCCGTCGAGGTCACCGACGTGTTGGCCACGGGCAAAGTGAACTTCACAACGGACATCTCGCCGCTTTTGAGCAAGGCCGGCTGCAACGCCGCGGCGTGCCACGCCAGCCAGCATGGCAAGGGGGGCTTCAAGCTTTCGGTATTCGGCTATGCGCCGGACGAAGATTACCAGGCGATGGTCCGCGATCGTCAAGGGCGCCGCGCCAACTTGAATGACCCGGAGCAAAGTCTGGTGCTGATGAAGCCGACCGGACATGTGGTCCACGGCGGCGGACGACGGCTGCAAGACAGTGGCATCGAGTGCGAGATTCTGCGGGCCTGGCTGGCCGCCGGCGCGCCGGCCCCCAAGGCCGACGATCCGCACGTCGCCAAGCTGACCGTCTATCCCGACCAGCGCGTGTGCGGCACGGGGGTCGATCAACAACTGCGCGTCGACGCCACCTACTCGAACGGCACGACGCGCGACGTGACGGCCATGGCCAAGTTCGACACGCCGGACGAGTCGGTGGCCAAAGTCGACCGCAATGGTCATTTCCAGACCGTGGGGCGGGGGCAAGCGCCGGTCCTGGTGCGCTACGAAGGGCAGGCCGCCGTGTGCATGGTCGTGGTGCCGTTCAGCACCGACGTGAAACTAGCCGGCTGGAAAAACAGCAACTTCGTCGACGAACTGGCCTCGGCCAAATTCAAGCAACTGGGCATCGAACCTTCGCCGTTGTGCGACGACAGCACGTTCCTGCGCCGGGCGTTTCTCGACGCGGTCGGCACCTTGCCGTCGATTGACGAGACCAAGGCATTCCTCGCGTCGAAGGAACCCAAGAAGCGCGAACACCTTATCGATCGACTGCTAGGGCTGACGGGTGATCCAAAGCTGGACGTTCACAACAACGATTACGCCGCCTACTGGTCGGTCAAGTGGGCCGATCTGATTCGCTCGAGCAGTGACACCCTGGGCGAACAAGGAATGTGGGCGATGCACAACTGGATTCTCGAGTCGATGCGCGCCAACAAGCCGATCGATCAGTTCGTGCGCGAGCTGATCACGGCCCAGGGTTCGATCTACCGCAATGGCCCGGCCAACTATTACCGCGTGGCGACCAATCCCGAGGATCTGGCCGAGACGACGGCGCAGTTGTTCCTGGGTGTGCGGCTTACCTGCGCCAAGTGCCATCATCACCCGTTCGAGAAGTACAGCCAGCAGGACTACTACAGCTTTGCCGCGTTCTTCTCGCGCGTCGGCACCAAGAACAGCCTGGAGTTCGGCCTGTTTAGCCGCGAGCAAGTCGTGATGGTGAAAAGCGCTGGCGAAGTGCGCCATCCCAAGACCGGCAAGACGCTGACGCCGACGCCGCTGGAAGGGGAACCAGTGGCCGACGCTTCGGATCGGCGCGTGCCGTTGGCCGCCTGGCTGACGTCGGCCGAGAATCCATTCTTTGCTCGCAACATCGTCAACCGCTACGTGGCGAATCTGCTGGGGCATGGCCTGGTCGAGCCGGTCGACGACATGCGGGCGACGAACCCGGCCACGAACCCGGCACTGTTGGACGCGTTGGCCCGCGACTTCACCGCCCACAAGTTCGACGTCAAGCACCTGATGCGGGTGATCATGACCTCGCGGTTGTATCAGCTTGACTCGCAGCCCACCGAGGCCAACGCCGCCGACAGCAAGTTCTTCAGCCACTACACGGTGAAGCGCCTGGCGGCCGAGCCGTTGCTAGACGCCATCGACTTCGTGACGGGCACCCAGACCAAGTTCAAAAGCTTGCCGCTGGGCACGCGGGCCATCGAGCTGCCCGACTCGAACTATCCGGACTACTTCCTGAATACCTTCGGCAAGCCGCGGCGTGCGACGGTCTGTGAGTGCGAGCGCGTGGCGGACGAAAATCTGTCGCAAGCGTTGCATACGCTGAACGGCGACACCCTGTCGGCCAAGATCAACGACAGCAAGGGGCGGCTACGCGTCGCGCTGAACGCCAAAAAGCCGGCGAATGAGATCATTGACGAATTGTACCTGGCCACGTTATCGCGACTGCCCAGCGAGAACGAGCGCAAGACGTGCGAGAAGCTGTTGGCCGAAAGCCCGTCGTTGCAAGTGTTCTGCGAAGACCTGCTCTGGTCGCTGATCAACTCGAAGCACTTCTTGTTTGTGCATTGA
- a CDS encoding DUF488 domain-containing protein, whose translation MATSPALFTIGHSTHPIERFIALLQQHGVAALIDVRRFPGSRRQPQFHQAALAEALTGVGMEYHWIEALGGRRSSGASSPENAGLRNKSFQNYADYMQTAEFRAGVESALEIATRLPSAIMCAEGLFWRCHRRLIADYLLARGITAQHIMPNGAIQPHSLTEGGRLSGAQVTYPKPAEQQSTLFE comes from the coding sequence ATGGCAACGTCTCCGGCGTTATTTACGATTGGTCACTCGACACATCCCATCGAGAGGTTCATCGCGCTGTTGCAACAGCACGGTGTTGCCGCTTTGATCGACGTTCGCCGGTTCCCTGGTTCGCGGCGGCAGCCCCAGTTTCATCAAGCGGCGCTTGCCGAGGCGCTGACCGGGGTTGGCATGGAATACCACTGGATCGAGGCCCTGGGGGGGCGGCGCTCCAGCGGAGCATCTTCACCAGAAAACGCCGGTCTGCGCAACAAAAGTTTCCAGAACTACGCCGATTACATGCAGACAGCCGAGTTTCGCGCCGGCGTCGAGTCAGCTCTGGAAATCGCCACTCGCCTTCCCAGCGCGATCATGTGCGCTGAAGGTTTGTTCTGGCGGTGCCATCGCCGGCTGATTGCCGATTACCTGCTCGCTCGCGGAATTACGGCCCAACACATCATGCCTAACGGCGCGATTCAGCCTCACTCGCTAACCGAGGGGGGCCGGCTCAGTGGCGCGCAGGTGACCTATCCAAAGCCAGCCGAACAGCAGTCGACGCTGTTCGAATAG